In a genomic window of Helianthus annuus cultivar XRQ/B chromosome 10, HanXRQr2.0-SUNRISE, whole genome shotgun sequence:
- the LOC110880425 gene encoding glycine-rich RNA-binding protein 10-like: protein MACRSFTHHLFVTAVAIMIGFASPSYYTRPCDIASSFLDGDSDGGGGKVAEVPNIVMVSGGSDGRNRWSGGVGFVGGYRKGTSSGEGGGTWKEGSGRQSCRRGSGSGGKDGGSGWGFGGGFGADPDSLRLLTRLLVLIILVLILILLVIVISRAII from the coding sequence ATGGCTTGTCGCAGTTTCACCCATCATCTATTCGTCACAGCGGTGGCGATCATGATTGGCTTCGCTTCACCGTCGTACTACACCCGACCGTGTGATATCGCTAGCTCTTTTCTCGACGGCGATAGTGATGGAGGAGGAGGAAAAGTTGCTGAAGTTCCTAATATTGTAATGGTTTCCGGTGGAAGCGATGGAAGGAACCGGTGGAGCGGCGGAGTTGGGTTTGTTGGTGGCTACAGAAAAGGCACGTCCTCTGGTGAAGGAGGGGGTACCTGGAAGGAAGGAAGCGGTAGGCAAAGCTGCAGAAGGGGCTCCGGAAGCGGCGGGAAAGACGGTGGTAGCGGGTGGGGATTCGGTGGTGGATTCGGGGCAGACCCCGATAGTcttcgtttgctgacccgattgTTGGTGCTTATAATCTTGGTGCTCATCCTCATATTGCTGGTTATAGTGATCTCCAGGGCAATCATTTGA
- the LOC110880424 gene encoding loricrin-like, with protein sequence MACRSFSHHLFVTAVAIMIGFASPSYYTRPCDTASSFLEGDNDGGGGEVAEVPNIVMVSGGSDGRNRRSGGVGFVGGYRKGSSSGEGGGTWKEGSGGQSCRRGSGSGGKDGGSGWGFGGGFGADPDSLRLLTRFFSHHLFVTAVAIMIGFASPSYYTRPCDTASSFLKGDSHGGGGEVAEVPNIVMVSGGSDGRNRRSGGVGFVGVYRKGSSSGEGGGTWKEGSGGQSCRRGSGSGGKDGGRRWGFGGGFGADPDSLRLLTRFFSHHLFVTAVAIMIGFASPSYYTRLCDTASSFLKGDSHGGGGEVAEVPNIVMVSGGSDGRNRRSGGVGFVGVYRKGSSSGEGGGTWKEGSGGQSCRRGSGSGGKDGGRRWGFGGGFGADPDSLRLLTRFFTHHLFVTAVAIMIGFASPSYYTRPCDTASSFLEGDNDGGGGEVAEVPNIVMVSGGSDGRNRRSGGVGFVGGYRKGSSSGEGGGTWKEGSGGQSCRRGSGSGGKDGGSGWGFGGGFGADPDSLRLLTRFFTHHLFVTAVAIMIGFASPSYYTRPCDTASSFLDGDSDGGGGEVAEVPNIVMVSGGSDGRNRRSGGVGFVGGYRKGSSSSEGGGTGKEGSGGQSCRRGSGSGGKDGGSGWGFGGGFGADPDSLRLLTRLLVLIILVLILILLVIAISRAII encoded by the exons ATGGCTTGTCGAAGTTTCTCCCATCATCTATTCGTCACAGCGGTGGCGATCATGATTGGCTTCGCTTCACCGTCGTACTACACCCGACCGTGTGATACCGCTAGCTCTTTTCTCGAAGGCGATAATGATGGAGGAGGAGGAGAAGTTGCTGAAGTTCCTAATATTGTAATGGTTTCCGGTGGAAGCGATGGAAGGAACCGGCGGAGCGGCGGAGTTGGGTTTGTTGGTGGCTACAGAAAAGGCTCGTCCTCTGGTGAAGGAGGGGGTACCTGGAAGGAAGGAAGCGGTGGGCAAAGCTGCAGAAGGGGCTCCGGAAGCGGCGGGAAAGACGGTGGTAGCGGGTGGGGATTCGGTGGTGGATTCGGGGCAGACCCCGATAGTcttcgtttgctgacccgatt TTTCTCCCATCATCTATTCGTCACAGCGGTGGCGATCATGATTGGCTTCGCTTCACCGTCGTACTACACCCGGCCGTGTGATACCGCTAGCTCTTTTCTCAAAGGCGATAGTCATGGAGGAGGAGGAGAAGTTGCTGAAGTTCCTAATATTGTAATGGTTTCCGGTGGAAGCGATGGAAGGAACCGGCGGAGCGGCGGAGTTGGGTTTGTTGGTGTCTACAGAAAAGGCTCGTCCTCTGGTGAAGGAGGGGGTACCTGGAAGGAAGGAAGCGGGGGGCAAAGCTGCAGAAGGGGCTCCGGAAGCGGCGGGAAAGACGGTGGTAGACGGTGGGGATTCGGTGGTGGATTCGGGGCAGACCCCGATAGTCTTCGTTTGCTCACCCGATT TTTCTCCCATCATCTATTCGTCACAGCGGTGGCGATCATGATTGGCTTCGCTTCACCGTCGTACTACACCCGGCTGTGTGATACCGCTAGCTCTTTTCTCAAAGGCGATAGTCATGGAGGAGGAGGAGAAGTTGCTGAAGTTCCTAATATTGTAATGGTTTCCGGTGGAAGCGATGGAAGGAACCGGCGGAGCGGCGGAGTTGGGTTTGTTGGTGTCTACAGAAAAGGCTCGTCCTCTGGTGAAGGAGGGGGTACCTGGAAGGAAGGAAGCGGGGGGCAAAGCTGCAGAAGGGGCTCCGGAAGCGGCGGGAAAGACGGTGGTAGACGGTGGGGATTCGGTGGTGGATTCGGGGCAGACCCCGATAGTCTTCGTTTGCTCACCCGATT TTTCACCCATCATCTATTCGTCACAGCGGTGGCGATCATGATTGGCTTCGCTTCACCGTCGTACTACACCCGACCGTGTGATACCGCTAGCTCTTTTCTCGAAGGCGATAATGATGGAGGAGGAGGAGAAGTTGCTGAAGTTCCTAATATTGTAATGGTTTCCGGTGGAAGCGATGGAAGGAACCGGCGGAGCGGCGGAGTTGGGTTTGTTGGTGGCTACAGAAAAGGCTCGTCCTCTGGTGAAGGAGGGGGTACCTGGAAGGAAGGAAGCGGTGGGCAAAGCTGCAGAAGGGGCTCCGGAAGCGGCGGGAAAGACGGTGGTAGCGGGTGGGGATTCGGTGGTGGATTCGGGGCAGACCCCGATAGTcttcgtttgctgacccgatt TTTCACCCATCATCTATTCGTCACAGCGGTGGCGATCATGATTGGCTTCGCTTCACCGTCGTACTACACCCGACCGTGTGATACCGCTAGCTCTTTTCTCGACGGCGATAGTGATGGAGGAGGAGGAGAAGTTGCTGAAGTTCCTAATATTGTAATGGTTTCCGGTGGAAGCGATGGAAGGAACCGGCGGAGCGGCGGAGTTGGGTTTGTTGGTGGCTACAGAAAAGGCTCGTCCTCTAGTGAAGGAGGGGGTACCGGGAAGGAAGGAAGCGGTGGGCAAAGCTGCAGAAGGGGCTCCGGAAGCGGCGGGAAAGACGGTGGTAGCGGGTGGGGATTCGGTGGTGGATTCGGGGCAGACCCCGATAGTcttcgtttgctgacccgattgTTGGTGCTTATAATCTTGGTGCTCATCCTCATATTGCTGGTTATAGCGATCTCCAGGGCAATCATTTGA
- the LOC110880423 gene encoding loricrin-like, with protein sequence MACRSFTHHRFVTAVAIMIGFASPSYYTRPCDTACSFHDSDSDGGGGKVAEVPNIVKVSGGSDGRNRRSGGVGFVGGYRKGSSSGEGGDTWKEGSGGQSCRRGSGSGGKDGGSGWGFGGGFGADPDSLRLLTRLLVLIILVLILILLVIVISRAII encoded by the coding sequence ATGGCTTGTCGCAGTTTCACCCATCATCGTTTCGTCACAGCGGTGGCGATCATGATTGGCTTCGCTTCACCGTCGTACTACACCCGACCGTGTGATACCGCTTGCTCTTTTCACGACAGCGATAGTGATGGAGGAGGAGGAAAAGTTGCTGAAGTTCCTAATATTGTAAAGGTTTCCGGTGGAAGCGATGGAAGGAACCGGCGGAGCGGCGGAGTTGGGTTTGTTGGTGGCTACAGAAAAGGCTCGTCCTCTGGTGAAGGAGGGGATACCTGGAAGGAAGGAAGCGGTGGGCAAAGCTGCAGAAGGGGCTCCGGAAGCGGCGGGAAAGACGGTGGTAGCGGGTGGGGATTCGGTGGTGGATTCGGGGCAGACCCCGATAGTcttcgtttgctgacccgattgTTGGTGCTTATAATCTTGGTGCTCATCCTCATATTGCTGGTTATAGTGATCTCCAGGGCAATCATTTGA
- the LOC110887076 gene encoding loricrin-like, protein MACRSFTHHLFVTAVAIMIGFASPSYYTRPCDTASSFLEGDNDGGGGEVAEVPNIVMVSGGSDGRNRRSGGVGFVGGYRKGSSSGEGGGTWKEGSGGQSCRRGSGSGGKDGGSGWGFGGGFGADPDSLRLLTRLLVLIILVLILILLVIVISRAII, encoded by the coding sequence ATGGCTTGTCGCAGTTTCACCCATCATTTATTCGTCACAGCGGTGGCGATCATGATTGGCTTCGCTTCACCGTCGTACTACACCCGACCGTGTGATACCGCTAGCTCTTTTCTCGAAGGCGATAATGATGGAGGAGGAGGAGAAGTTGCTGAAGTTCCTAATATTGTAATGGTTTCCGGTGGAAGCGATGGAAGGAACCGGCGGAGCGGCGGAGTTGGGTTTGTTGGTGGCTACAGAAAAGGCTCGTCCTCTGGTGAAGGAGGGGGTACCTGGAAGGAAGGAAGCGGTGGGCAAAGCTGCAGAAGGGGCTCCGGAAGCGGCGGGAAAGACGGTGGTAGCGGGTGGGGATTCGGTGGTGGATTCGGGGCAGACCCCGATAGTcttcgtttgctgacccgattgTTGGTGCTTATAATCTTGGTGCTCATCCTCATATTGCTGGTTATAGTGATCTCCAGGGCTATCATTTGA
- the LOC110887075 gene encoding glycine-rich protein DOT1-like, with protein MACRSFSHHLFVTAVAIMIGFASPSYYTRPCDTASSFLKGDSHGGGGEVAEVPNIVMVSGGSDGRNRRSGGVGFVGGYRKGSSSGEGGGTWKEGSGGQSCRRGSGSGGKDGGRRWGFGGGFGADPDSLRLLTRLLVLIILVLILILLVIVISRAII; from the coding sequence ATGGCTTGTCGCAGTTTCTCCCATCATCTATTCGTCACAGCGGTGGCGATCATGATTGGCTTCGCTTCACCGTCGTACTACACCCGGCCGTGTGATACCGCTAGCTCTTTTCTCAAAGGCGATAGTCATGGAGGAGGAGGAGAAGTTGCTGAAGTTCCTAATATTGTAATGGTTTCCGGTGGAAGCGATGGAAGGAACCGGCGGAGCGGCGGAGTTGGGTTTGTTGGTGGCTACAGAAAAGGCTCGTCCTCTGGTGAAGGAGGGGGTACCTGGAAGGAAGGAAGCGGTGGGCAAAGCTGCAGAAGGGGCTCCGGAAGCGGCGGGAAAGACGGTGGTAGACGGTGGGGATTCGGTGGTGGATTCGGGGCAGACCCCGATAGTCTTCGTTTGCTCACCCGATTGTTGGTGCTTATAATCTTGGTGCTCATCCTCATATTGCTGGTTATAGTGATCTCCAGGGCAATCATTTGA
- the LOC110887074 gene encoding keratin, type I cytoskeletal 10-like: protein MACRSFTQHLSVTAVAIMIGFASPSYYTRPCDSASSFLDGDSDGGGGEVAEVPNIVMVSDGSDGRNRRSGGVGFVGGYRKGSSSGEGGGTWKEGSGGKSCRRGSGSGGKDGGSGWGFGGGFGADPDSLRLLTRLLVLIILVLILILLVIVISRAII, encoded by the coding sequence ATGGCTTGTCGCAGTTTCACCCAACATCTATCCGTCACAGCGGTGGCGATCATGATTGGCTTCGCTTCACCGTCGTACTACACCCGACCGTGTGATAGCGCTAGCTCTTTTCTCGACGGCGATAGTGATGGAGGAGGAGGAGAAGTTGCTGAAGTTCCTAATATTGTAATGGTTTCCGATGGAAGCGATGGAAGGAACCGGCGGAGCGGCGGAGTTGGGTTTGTTGGTGGCTACAGAAAAGGCTCGTCCTCTGGTGAAGGAGGGGGTACCTGGAAGGAAGGAAGCGGTGGGAAAAGCTGCAGAAGGGGCTCCGGAAGCGGCGGGAAAGACGGTGGTAGCGGGTGGGGATTCGGTGGTGGATTCGGGGCAGACCCCGATAGTcttcgtttgctgacccgattgTTGGTGCTTATAATCTTGGTGCTCATCCTCATATTGCTGGTTATCGTGATCTCCAGGGCAATCATTTGA
- the LOC110887072 gene encoding keratin, type I cytoskeletal 10-like, translated as MACRSFTHHLFVTAVAIMIGFASPSYYTRPCDTASSFLDGDSDGGGEVAEVPNIVMVSGGSDGRNRRSGGVGFVGGYRKGSSSGEGGGTWKEGSDGQSCRRGSGSGGKDGGSGWGFGGGFGADPDSLRLLTRLLVLIILVLILILLVIVISRAII; from the coding sequence ATGGCTTGTCGCAGTTTCACCCATCATCTATTCGTCACAGCGGTGGCGATCATGATTGGCTTCGCTTCACCGTCGTACTACACCCGACCGTGTGATACCGCTAGCTCTTTTCTCGACGGCGATAGTGATGGAGGAGGAGAAGTTGCTGAAGTTCCTAATATTGTAATGGTTTCCGGTGGAAGCGATGGAAGGAACCGGCGGAGCGGCGGAGTTGGGTTTGTTGGTGGCTACAGAAAAGGCTCGTCCTCTGGTGAAGGAGGGGGTACCTGGAAGGAAGGAAGCGATGGGCAAAGCTGCAGAAGGGGCTCCGGAAGCGGCGGGAAAGATGGTGGTAGCGGGTGGGGATTCGGTGGTGGATTCGGGGCAGACCCCGATAGTcttcgtttgctgacccgattgTTGGTGCTTATAATCTTGGTGCTCATCCTCATATTGCTGGTTATAGTGATCTCCAGGGCTATCATTTGA